A window of Thermococcus sp. contains these coding sequences:
- a CDS encoding PIN domain-containing protein yields MIYVDANIIYNALVETELTGYALKALKFEGKVTSWTAINEVVYTLFRKMAEKEGFRTIYSIKEMPRDLRKGLLDKAYLTVERFLLEKGITSIPEPHNEYVAHQISVEYGLLPADAMILATALSHGIDKIATLDRDFEAVKGIITLLPEEYWEV; encoded by the coding sequence TTGATATACGTTGACGCAAACATCATCTATAATGCCCTTGTGGAAACCGAGCTTACTGGTTATGCCCTCAAGGCATTGAAATTCGAGGGGAAAGTTACCTCGTGGACTGCAATAAACGAGGTAGTTTACACGCTGTTCAGGAAAATGGCTGAAAAAGAGGGCTTCAGGACGATATACTCCATCAAGGAAATGCCCAGAGACCTACGGAAGGGATTACTTGACAAAGCCTACCTGACGGTGGAGAGATTTCTTCTGGAGAAAGGGATAACCTCAATTCCCGAACCGCATAACGAGTACGTGGCGCACCAGATTTCCGTTGAGTATGGACTGTTGCCAGCTGATGCCATGATACTCGCCACTGCATTGAGTCACGGAATAGACAAGATCGCCACGCTGGACAGGGACTTTGAAGCCGTGAAGGGGATAATCACGCTCCTGCCGGAGGAGTATTGGGAAGTTTAG
- a CDS encoding ATP-binding protein, producing the protein MYFDERPKSRREDLYDREKELKEMLTSIEHQKPLVVLKGIRRLGKTSLLRVALNEANVPHVIVDLRGVNPNSRRDLYLRFQSALNEYLSKNAPLFARLKDKLKLIDGVSLSGIGVSLSWKNPETLYSLISALEGEGFVIAFDEVQEARGPAGKELASLIAHFYDYGETTFILTGSEIGLLYDFLGVENPEAPLYGRVFHEIGLSRFSREQSLDFLRKGFEQAGVDAPEEILEKAVDRLDGIVGWLVEFGVVSLREGLREEVIGKVLEEASKLALAELERFLEKRPLARRRYLTILRAIALGKNTWSELKRELEGKEKREIEDATVARLLNALLKASFIEKRAEGRNVSYRIADPVLEFALRR; encoded by the coding sequence TTGTACTTCGACGAGAGGCCCAAGAGCAGGAGGGAGGATCTGTACGACAGGGAAAAAGAGCTTAAAGAGATGCTAACCTCGATCGAGCATCAAAAACCTTTAGTAGTTCTCAAAGGTATTCGAAGGCTCGGGAAGACCTCCCTCCTTAGGGTTGCCCTCAACGAGGCCAACGTCCCCCATGTAATAGTCGACCTCCGCGGGGTGAACCCGAACTCAAGGCGCGACCTCTACCTCCGCTTCCAGAGCGCTCTCAACGAGTATCTCTCAAAAAACGCTCCCCTCTTCGCGAGGCTGAAGGATAAGCTGAAGCTCATAGACGGTGTGAGCCTTTCGGGAATCGGCGTCTCGCTCTCGTGGAAGAACCCGGAGACGCTGTACTCCCTAATCTCGGCACTCGAAGGCGAGGGCTTTGTGATAGCCTTCGATGAGGTTCAGGAAGCGAGGGGGCCGGCCGGAAAGGAGCTCGCCTCGCTGATAGCCCACTTCTACGACTATGGCGAGACCACGTTTATACTGACCGGCTCCGAAATCGGGCTTCTCTACGACTTCCTCGGCGTTGAAAACCCAGAGGCACCCCTCTACGGGAGGGTCTTCCACGAGATAGGGCTTTCAAGGTTTTCAAGGGAGCAGAGCCTGGACTTTCTCAGGAAGGGCTTTGAACAGGCAGGCGTTGATGCCCCGGAGGAGATTCTGGAAAAGGCCGTTGACAGGCTTGATGGCATAGTCGGCTGGCTCGTGGAATTTGGAGTAGTTTCGCTCAGAGAGGGCCTCAGAGAGGAGGTTATCGGTAAGGTTCTTGAAGAGGCCTCAAAGCTCGCTTTAGCTGAACTTGAGCGCTTCCTTGAAAAGAGACCGCTGGCGAGGAGGCGGTATCTAACGATTCTTAGGGCGATAGCTTTAGGCAAAAACACATGGAGCGAGCTGAAGAGGGAGCTCGAAGGGAAGGAGAAGAGGGAAATAGAGGACGCCACAGTGGCGAGGCTCCTCAACGCTCTCCTAAAAGCTTCCTTCATAGAAAAGAGGGCCGAAGGGAGAAACGTGAGCTACCGTATAGCCGACCCCGTGCTGGAGTTCGCCCTCAGACGCTGA
- a CDS encoding ATP-binding protein: protein MVKIMFVNRKDELALLEELYRSGKKEVLILYGRRRVGKTELVKKFIGDKPAIYFLADRDGLKANARRFYRESAEKLGLPAVEVDDFRKAFELIKLKTPERLVVVIDEFSYLMLSDKNTPAVFQHVVDEILDDRFFLILTSSLVGLMESLMGYNNPLYGRRTAQLKLKPLKFFHVREYFKNAPIETVVRIYSVTGGVPMYFRLFEGRDFEEELLRVAFSPTSILYEEPEFILREELGDVHRYYLILEALANGRHRVSEIADFAGIEAKDMPKYLRTLISLELVRREVPITENERSKKARYYLNDNFFNFWFRFVKPNKGRIEIGTFEMDWEAFNTYVGKAFEEIARQFLIELNRAGELPSSFTRIGRWWHKNEEIDLVALNEREKKALLVEVKWKDLNEGEARGILKDLERKGELVGLEGWEKDYGLVAKRVEGKVGLMREGWQVWDLNDFEGLQRPRR from the coding sequence ATGGTGAAGATAATGTTTGTGAACCGAAAAGATGAACTGGCACTACTCGAGGAACTGTACCGCTCCGGGAAGAAGGAAGTTCTCATTCTCTACGGGCGCAGGAGGGTAGGGAAGACGGAGCTTGTGAAGAAGTTCATTGGGGACAAGCCCGCCATCTATTTTCTCGCCGATAGGGACGGTCTGAAGGCCAACGCAAGGAGGTTCTACCGGGAGAGTGCGGAAAAACTCGGCCTGCCCGCGGTGGAAGTGGACGACTTCAGGAAGGCCTTCGAGCTGATAAAGCTCAAGACCCCGGAAAGGCTCGTCGTGGTGATTGACGAGTTCTCCTACCTCATGCTATCCGATAAAAACACGCCGGCCGTTTTCCAGCACGTCGTTGATGAAATCCTAGATGATAGATTTTTCCTCATACTTACCAGTTCCCTCGTTGGTCTGATGGAGAGCCTGATGGGTTACAACAACCCCCTCTACGGCAGAAGAACGGCGCAGCTCAAGCTTAAGCCTCTGAAATTCTTCCATGTTCGCGAGTACTTTAAAAACGCTCCCATTGAGACCGTAGTGAGGATATACTCGGTCACAGGCGGAGTCCCAATGTACTTCAGGCTCTTTGAGGGGAGGGACTTCGAGGAGGAGCTTTTGAGGGTGGCCTTCTCGCCCACCTCAATACTCTACGAGGAGCCTGAGTTCATTTTGAGAGAAGAACTCGGAGACGTTCACCGCTACTATCTGATCCTTGAGGCCCTCGCCAACGGAAGGCACAGAGTCAGCGAGATTGCCGACTTTGCGGGAATAGAGGCCAAGGACATGCCCAAATATTTGAGAACCCTGATTTCCCTGGAGCTCGTGAGGCGCGAGGTTCCCATAACGGAGAACGAGAGGAGCAAAAAGGCGCGCTATTACCTGAACGACAACTTCTTCAACTTCTGGTTCCGCTTCGTGAAGCCCAACAAAGGGAGGATAGAGATTGGCACGTTTGAGATGGACTGGGAGGCCTTCAACACCTACGTTGGGAAGGCTTTTGAAGAGATAGCGAGGCAGTTTTTAATCGAGCTGAACAGGGCTGGTGAACTGCCCTCCAGCTTTACGAGAATCGGCCGCTGGTGGCACAAGAACGAGGAGATTGACCTCGTTGCCTTGAACGAGCGGGAGAAAAAGGCCCTACTCGTTGAAGTCAAGTGGAAAGACCTGAACGAGGGGGAAGCGAGGGGAATTTTGAAAGATTTGGAGAGGAAGGGCGAGCTTGTTGGTTTAGAAGGCTGGGAGAAGGACTACGGGCTTGTGGCGAAGAGGGTTGAGGGAAAGGTAGGGCTGATGAGAGAGGGCTGGCAGGTATGGGACTTGAATGACTTCGAAGGACTTCAAAGGCCGAGACGTTAA
- a CDS encoding damage-control phosphatase has protein sequence MKIHYECFACAANQCQKIVEMGTNDLELRKRGVIEAAKLMAGINEDSIPAVFGSEVFLGVYRVIGNDDPFKEYKELSNRLAEKIVSDLEGEEIDLKTALKLAIIGNVIDFAVGYSPESIEEDVKAMLKEELYVDHSDELFERLEKAKTLLYLTDNCGEIYFDRLFVKKLKEAFPHLEIYVAGKEGPIINDATVEDLRKAGFEELAEIVSTGTRIVGVPLDRVSDEFREVFEKADVIIAKGQGNFETLSEVKDNRVFYLLKAKCRPIARELGVPQGSMVCLRGN, from the coding sequence ATGAAAATCCACTACGAGTGCTTCGCCTGCGCCGCGAACCAGTGCCAGAAGATCGTCGAGATGGGAACGAACGACTTGGAACTTAGAAAAAGAGGCGTCATCGAGGCGGCAAAGCTCATGGCTGGAATAAATGAAGACTCTATCCCTGCTGTTTTTGGGAGTGAGGTTTTCCTTGGCGTTTACAGGGTCATAGGCAACGACGATCCGTTTAAAGAGTACAAAGAGCTCTCGAACAGGCTGGCGGAGAAGATCGTCTCAGACCTTGAGGGGGAAGAAATAGACCTTAAGACCGCATTAAAGCTCGCCATAATCGGCAACGTCATAGACTTCGCCGTCGGCTACTCTCCGGAGAGTATCGAGGAAGATGTGAAGGCGATGCTCAAGGAAGAGCTCTACGTTGACCACTCCGATGAGCTCTTTGAGAGACTTGAGAAGGCCAAGACACTCCTCTACCTCACGGACAACTGCGGGGAAATCTACTTCGACAGGCTCTTTGTGAAGAAGCTAAAGGAGGCATTTCCTCATCTGGAAATCTACGTTGCTGGAAAAGAAGGGCCAATAATCAACGACGCAACGGTTGAAGATTTGAGGAAGGCGGGCTTTGAGGAGCTTGCCGAGATAGTCTCAACCGGCACGAGAATTGTCGGAGTTCCGCTCGACAGGGTTTCCGATGAGTTCAGGGAGGTCTTTGAGAAAGCCGACGTGATAATCGCCAAGGGGCAGGGCAACTTCGAGACGCTGAGCGAGGTTAAAGATAATCGCGTCTTCTACCTGCTCAAGGCCAAGTGTCGGCCGATAGCGAGGGAGCTTGGAGTGCCTCAGGGGAGTATGGTGTGTTTGAGGGGCAACTAG
- a CDS encoding iron-containing alcohol dehydrogenase yields MFWLKTRIIEGEGSLKALSEEVRGYERVLILASKSMERHGFLSEAEDYGREAGAEVFSIPGVPAEPSVETIEELLPKVREEFQPDLMVALGGGSVIDTTKALKVFYDAPELSFEEIAFLDRFSRPKPLPKLKTPIIAIPSTSGAGSEVSAASVLKKEGIKYNIVSPEIAPEVAILDPRLPRTMPREVARNSGLDVLVHGIEAYTTKVANPFSDAMAMRAIKTVFEWLPKSVEGDPEARAKIHYASTMAGIAFLNARLGLAHAMSHKAAWIGPHGLLNAIFIPYVMEFNASRSEYARKRYEEIARELGLKDAQELINAVRELNEKLGVPKLSELVDEETFVSKVEEMAEKAYRDGLMAFNPVEAKPEEIRELYLKAFYGG; encoded by the coding sequence ATGTTCTGGCTGAAAACCCGGATTATCGAAGGTGAAGGGAGCTTGAAGGCCCTCTCCGAGGAAGTCAGGGGCTACGAACGCGTTCTCATACTCGCCTCCAAGTCAATGGAAAGGCACGGCTTCCTGAGCGAGGCTGAGGACTACGGGAGGGAAGCTGGCGCGGAAGTCTTCTCGATTCCCGGAGTCCCCGCCGAGCCGAGCGTCGAAACGATAGAGGAGCTCCTGCCAAAGGTCAGGGAGGAGTTCCAGCCGGATTTGATGGTCGCCCTCGGAGGGGGTAGCGTTATCGACACAACCAAGGCTTTGAAGGTCTTCTACGACGCTCCAGAGCTCAGCTTTGAGGAGATAGCCTTCCTCGACCGCTTCTCAAGGCCCAAGCCACTTCCCAAGTTGAAGACCCCCATCATAGCCATACCCTCAACAAGCGGTGCCGGGAGCGAAGTTTCGGCGGCTTCAGTCCTTAAGAAGGAGGGAATCAAGTACAACATCGTCAGCCCGGAGATAGCGCCGGAAGTGGCCATCCTCGACCCCAGACTTCCGAGAACGATGCCGAGGGAAGTCGCCAGGAACTCCGGCCTTGATGTCCTCGTTCACGGAATAGAGGCCTACACGACGAAAGTAGCGAATCCCTTCAGTGATGCGATGGCAATGAGGGCGATAAAAACGGTCTTCGAGTGGCTTCCAAAGTCGGTCGAAGGTGATCCTGAGGCGAGGGCTAAGATTCACTACGCCTCAACGATGGCAGGAATAGCCTTCCTGAACGCGCGCCTCGGGCTGGCTCATGCCATGAGCCACAAAGCGGCATGGATAGGTCCTCACGGCCTTCTCAACGCAATATTCATCCCCTATGTGATGGAGTTTAACGCGAGCAGGAGTGAGTACGCGAGGAAACGCTATGAAGAGATAGCGAGGGAGCTCGGCCTGAAGGATGCTCAGGAGCTGATAAACGCCGTCCGGGAGCTCAACGAGAAACTCGGAGTCCCAAAGCTGAGCGAGCTTGTGGACGAGGAGACCTTCGTCTCAAAGGTAGAGGAGATGGCCGAGAAGGCATACCGCGACGGCTTGATGGCCTTCAACCCGGTGGAGGCGAAACCAGAGGAGATAAGGGAACTCTACCTGAAGGCCTTTTACGGGGGCTGA
- the mtnA gene encoding S-methyl-5-thioribose-1-phosphate isomerase, translating to MEIRYKPEELTRLPRSVGYEPGRVVMIDQTLLPGEFKTIELTTVDEVAEAIITMKVRGAPAIGAAAAFGLALYADTTKAKTKDEFMEGFYSAYDRLRNTRPTAVNLFWALNRIKRLVEENLESPLEEIKRLIVAEAQKIADEDVEANLRMGHYGAEVLPEGNVLTHCNAGSLATVQLGTVGAVLRVMHRDGTLRLLWVDETRPLLQGARLSAWEYHYDGIPLKLITDNMAGFVMQQGKVDAIIVGADRIVANGDFANKIGTYTLAVLAREHGIPFFTVAPLSTIDMSLKSGKEIPIEERKPEEVLTCGGCKIAPDVDVYNPAFDVTPHKYLTGIITDRGVVWPPFERNLKRLFKSLE from the coding sequence GTGGAGATTAGGTATAAACCTGAGGAACTGACGAGGCTACCGAGAAGCGTTGGGTATGAGCCCGGGAGAGTCGTAATGATAGACCAGACTCTCCTCCCGGGAGAGTTTAAGACGATAGAGCTGACGACCGTTGATGAGGTCGCAGAAGCGATAATAACGATGAAGGTTCGCGGTGCGCCGGCAATCGGAGCGGCTGCTGCCTTCGGTCTGGCCCTCTACGCGGACACAACCAAAGCCAAAACGAAAGATGAGTTCATGGAAGGGTTCTATTCGGCCTACGACAGGCTAAGGAACACGAGACCAACGGCTGTGAACCTTTTCTGGGCGCTCAACAGGATTAAGAGACTTGTAGAGGAGAACCTTGAGAGCCCGCTGGAGGAGATAAAGAGGCTTATCGTCGCTGAAGCCCAGAAGATTGCAGACGAGGACGTTGAGGCGAACCTCAGGATGGGCCATTACGGTGCTGAAGTTCTGCCCGAGGGAAATGTTTTAACCCACTGCAACGCGGGTAGCTTGGCGACCGTCCAGCTTGGCACTGTTGGTGCCGTGTTGAGGGTTATGCACCGCGATGGAACGCTTAGGCTTCTCTGGGTGGACGAGACGAGGCCCCTCCTCCAGGGTGCGAGGCTTTCCGCGTGGGAATACCACTACGATGGAATCCCCCTCAAGCTGATAACCGACAACATGGCCGGCTTTGTCATGCAGCAGGGCAAGGTCGATGCAATAATAGTCGGTGCCGACAGGATTGTAGCGAACGGCGACTTCGCCAACAAGATAGGGACTTACACTTTGGCGGTGCTCGCGAGGGAGCACGGGATACCCTTCTTCACGGTTGCACCGCTCTCGACAATAGACATGAGCCTCAAGAGTGGGAAGGAAATACCCATAGAGGAACGCAAGCCAGAGGAAGTCCTCACCTGCGGCGGCTGCAAGATCGCTCCCGATGTGGACGTCTACAATCCAGCCTTCGACGTTACGCCGCACAAGTATCTTACTGGAATAATCACCGACCGGGGAGTTGTGTGGCCTCCGTTCGAGAGGAATTTGAAGAGGCTGTTCAAGAGCCTGGAGTAA
- a CDS encoding NTPase yields MALRIFVTGPAGVGKTTLVERVAKEVDRWGYIVGGMITREVRRGGRRVGFRITALDTGEEGTLASIRGTSHLPGVPFGKYVVHVDEIERVAVPAIRRALIEADLIVIDEIGPMEYKSDEFIKAVGEVLKSGKPLLAVVHRKFVDRFRPLGEVHTLSFENRNREFAIILDEVMKELKGVRG; encoded by the coding sequence ATGGCGCTGAGGATATTCGTAACGGGCCCTGCAGGTGTTGGAAAGACCACCCTTGTGGAAAGGGTAGCCAAGGAAGTTGACCGCTGGGGTTACATCGTCGGAGGAATGATAACGCGGGAAGTGCGCAGGGGTGGGAGGCGCGTTGGATTCAGAATCACCGCCCTCGATACCGGCGAAGAGGGGACTCTAGCTAGCATCAGGGGGACTTCTCATCTACCCGGCGTTCCCTTCGGGAAGTACGTCGTCCACGTGGACGAGATAGAGCGGGTCGCGGTTCCTGCCATAAGGCGCGCCTTAATCGAGGCCGATTTAATTGTTATCGACGAGATAGGGCCGATGGAGTACAAGAGCGACGAGTTCATAAAAGCCGTAGGGGAAGTCCTGAAGTCGGGGAAGCCCCTACTGGCGGTCGTGCACAGAAAGTTCGTTGACAGGTTCAGACCCCTCGGGGAAGTCCACACCTTGAGCTTCGAGAACAGGAACAGGGAGTTTGCGATAATTCTTGACGAGGTTATGAAGGAACTAAAAGGAGTCAGAGGTTAA
- a CDS encoding CBS domain-containing protein produces MAARMTVGQIVKRKAIIVRPDDTIERVARILSRHKVGSAVVVEDDEIVGIITDRDILNKVVARGRDPRTVKVREVMTKNPVTIEDDYDIGDAIDKMMEKGIRRLLVTRLGKPIGFVTAADLLAALNSMKNEEEEEKVEEDSEVYGICELCGQYGPLYKVYVEGRELWVCESCKDSLNL; encoded by the coding sequence ATGGCGGCAAGGATGACCGTGGGACAGATCGTCAAGAGAAAGGCAATAATCGTTAGGCCCGACGACACCATCGAGCGTGTTGCGAGGATTCTTTCGAGGCACAAGGTTGGAAGTGCCGTTGTGGTGGAGGACGACGAGATAGTCGGCATAATAACCGACAGGGACATCCTCAACAAGGTCGTTGCCAGGGGACGCGACCCGAGAACCGTGAAGGTCAGGGAGGTCATGACGAAGAACCCCGTTACAATAGAGGACGACTACGACATCGGGGATGCGATAGATAAGATGATGGAGAAGGGCATCAGGAGGCTTCTCGTCACGAGGCTTGGGAAGCCGATAGGCTTTGTGACCGCTGCCGACCTTCTGGCGGCACTCAACTCGATGAAGAACGAGGAGGAAGAGGAGAAGGTCGAGGAGGACTCGGAGGTTTACGGCATCTGCGAGCTCTGCGGTCAGTACGGTCCCCTCTACAAGGTCTACGTCGAGGGGAGAGAACTCTGGGTCTGCGAGAGCTGTAAGGACTCACTTAACCTCTGA
- a CDS encoding winged helix-turn-helix domain-containing protein translates to MGFLEYETIEVDDERAKELAQILMNDKAIAILRLLQERELSISEIARELNMPISTVSYHVEKMARVGLVEVAGKKYGKRLQEVRLYRASERPILLVPGKVIKKKGPSLVLDRLRVISLVVAVGLSAVAYWLASVITKPSQTKTTERVRSFAVNTLRESGQSTGSGWSALPLLIAGITFLGTLGLFHILRKRF, encoded by the coding sequence GTGGGGTTCTTGGAGTATGAGACCATCGAGGTTGACGACGAGAGGGCCAAGGAGCTTGCCCAGATACTGATGAACGACAAGGCGATAGCAATTCTCCGGCTCCTGCAGGAGAGGGAGCTCTCGATAAGCGAGATAGCCAGAGAACTCAACATGCCGATTTCGACGGTCTCATACCACGTGGAGAAGATGGCCCGCGTTGGTCTCGTTGAGGTTGCCGGGAAGAAATACGGAAAGAGGCTCCAGGAGGTCAGGCTTTACCGGGCCTCCGAGAGGCCGATTCTCCTCGTCCCCGGCAAGGTCATCAAGAAGAAGGGCCCCTCTCTGGTTCTCGACAGGCTCAGGGTGATAAGCCTCGTTGTTGCAGTGGGGCTTTCCGCGGTTGCTTACTGGCTCGCCTCAGTCATCACGAAGCCCTCCCAGACCAAGACAACTGAAAGGGTCAGGAGTTTTGCTGTCAATACCCTCAGGGAAAGTGGTCAATCGACCGGTAGTGGCTGGAGCGCGCTTCCCCTGCTCATTGCAGGTATTACCTTCCTCGGAACACTTGGGCTTTTCCACATCCTGAGGAAACGTTTTTAA
- the albA gene encoding DNA-binding protein Alba — MAEEHVVYIGKKPVMNYVLAVITQFNEGAKEVSIKARGRAISRAVDVAEIVRNRFLPEVRVKEIRIGTEELPTADGRTANTSTIEIILEKP, encoded by the coding sequence ATGGCTGAGGAGCACGTCGTCTACATTGGAAAGAAGCCGGTTATGAACTACGTCCTGGCCGTTATCACCCAGTTCAACGAGGGTGCCAAGGAGGTTAGCATCAAGGCTCGTGGTAGGGCTATCAGCAGGGCCGTTGACGTCGCCGAGATCGTCAGGAACAGGTTCCTCCCAGAGGTCAGGGTCAAGGAGATCAGGATCGGTACCGAGGAGCTCCCGACTGCCGACGGCAGGACCGCCAACACCTCGACCATCGAGATCATCCTTGAGAAGCCTTGA